From the Clostridium putrefaciens genome, one window contains:
- a CDS encoding helix-turn-helix transcriptional regulator: protein MKLTPRQEEIIRLVKENHPITSETLASHLGVTRAALRPDLAILTMIGVLEARPKVGYIYSQKPSYSMIYDYIVDIKTKDIMSKPVVVSEGTTVYDAIVHLFLNDVGTLFVENKGMLTGAISRKDFLKIAMGGTDIHKVPVGIIMTRMPNIIFVEKEDSAYLVAQKIIDHEIDSLPVVERIFEEGKEHLKIIGKVSKTNITKLFVKLGQSK from the coding sequence ATTAAGCTAACGCCAAGACAAGAAGAAATAATTAGATTAGTAAAAGAAAATCACCCAATTACAAGTGAAACCCTAGCTTCTCATTTAGGGGTTACAAGGGCTGCGCTAAGACCAGATTTAGCTATTTTAACTATGATAGGTGTACTAGAAGCACGCCCTAAGGTAGGGTATATCTATTCACAAAAACCCTCTTATAGCATGATTTATGATTATATAGTAGACATTAAGACAAAAGATATAATGTCTAAGCCTGTAGTAGTATCTGAGGGAACTACAGTATACGATGCCATAGTACATCTTTTCTTAAATGATGTAGGTACGTTATTTGTTGAAAACAAAGGAATGCTCACAGGTGCTATATCTAGAAAAGACTTTTTAAAAATAGCCATGGGAGGAACAGATATACATAAGGTTCCAGTAGGGATTATAATGACTAGGATGCCTAATATTATATTTGTAGAAAAAGAAGACAGTGCATATTTAGTAGCCCAAAAGATAATTGATCATGAAATTGATAGCTTACCAGTAGTTGAAAGAATATTTGAAGAGGGAAAAGAACATCTTAAAATCATTGGAAAGGTTTCTAAAACCAACATTACAAAACTGTTTGTTAAATTAGGACAATCAAAGTAA
- a CDS encoding DUF4342 domain-containing protein, translated as MEDITLEKIDIIRERAGITYAKAKEVLEINEGNIVDSLIYIESNLEDKEKRIYSTLDELTKWLKDIVNSGNINRIRIKKEDKVLVDIPINAGIAVGVIATVWKPLIAIGLATATLTTVTVEITKDDGTIEVVNKVVKSKANNLTKDIKGKFNGVTNIIKSKLKKEKSKDDIKISDEPVYRYTVKFEDIDKE; from the coding sequence ATGGAAGATATAACTTTAGAAAAGATTGATATAATAAGAGAACGAGCTGGTATTACTTACGCAAAGGCTAAAGAAGTTTTAGAAATTAATGAAGGTAATATAGTGGACTCACTTATTTATATAGAGTCAAACTTGGAAGATAAAGAAAAAAGGATATATTCTACCCTAGATGAATTAACTAAATGGCTTAAAGACATAGTAAATAGTGGCAACATAAATAGAATAAGAATAAAGAAGGAAGATAAGGTACTAGTAGATATACCTATAAATGCTGGTATCGCTGTAGGGGTTATTGCCACAGTTTGGAAGCCTCTTATTGCAATTGGACTTGCAACTGCAACTTTAACAACTGTAACAGTTGAAATAACAAAAGATGATGGGACAATAGAAGTTGTAAATAAGGTTGTAAAAAGTAAGGCAAATAACCTTACTAAAGATATTAAAGGTAAGTTTAATGGAGTGACAAATATTATAAAAAGCAAACTTAAAAAAGAAAAATCTAAAGATGATATAAAAATTAGTGATGAGCCAGTATATAGATATACTGTGAAATTTGAAGATATAGATAAAGAATAA